taattacaaattGATAGCGAAGAagaatctttctctttctcattacaGATTGAATCAGAGGATGGATTATGGAAATCAGACTTTggtgactgaatttttttttgtgggcTTAACAAATCAATTGCAGCACCAGGTTGTTCTCTTTGTGATATTTCTCTTGGTTTATCTTGTTACTCTTCTGGGAAATGTGGGGATGATCACCCTCATTTGGTTGGATCCCCGACTCCACACACCTATGTACTTTTTTCTTAGCCACTTGTCCTTTGTGGATGTCTGCTCTTCTTCTGCCATTGGTCCTAAGATGTTGACTGACATCTTTGTGGAGAAAAAAGTAATCTCTTTTTTTGGTTGTGCTGCTCAGATCTGTTTTTTTGGTCAGTTTGTAGTGACTGAGTGTTTTCTCCTGGCCTCCATGGCATATGACCGGTATATGGCCATCTGTAAGCCCTTGCTGTATACACTCATTATGTCCCAGCGTGTCTGTGTGCAGCTAGTGGTAGGACCTTATGCCATGGGTCTGATGAGCACCATGACCCACACGACTTTAGCCTTTAACCTACCTTATTGTGGCCCCCAAATCATCAATCACTT
The Canis lupus familiaris isolate Mischka breed German Shepherd chromosome 18, alternate assembly UU_Cfam_GSD_1.0, whole genome shotgun sequence genome window above contains:
- the OR5G5 gene encoding olfactory receptor family 5 subfamily G member 5 codes for the protein MDYGNQTLVTEFFFVGLTNQLQHQVVLFVIFLLVYLVTLLGNVGMITLIWLDPRLHTPMYFFLSHLSFVDVCSSSAIGPKMLTDIFVEKKVISFFGCAAQICFFGQFVVTECFLLASMAYDRYMAICKPLLYTLIMSQRVCVQLVVGPYAMGLMSTMTHTTLAFNLPYCGPQIINHFFCDLLPVLSLACADTQVNQFLLFILAGALGVLSGVIILVSYTYIVITILRIRSAAGRHKAFSTCSSHLTAVSILYGTLFFIYVRPSSSFSLDINKVVSVFYTSVTPMLNPLIYSLRNREVKDSFRRTFEKKQFLMSR